The Desulfobaculum bizertense DSM 18034 genome includes a region encoding these proteins:
- a CDS encoding DUF1385 domain-containing protein encodes MALSPVLMAARSVGGQAVVEGVMMRNGDRLAIAVRKPDGSITLEKREWFTFSHLSPLMRKPFVRGFFVLIETLVNGIKSLNFSTQVATEGDGEEEIKPWQMALTVALSIALALGLFVVVPHLFSLGVEALGFGGDTSSLSFHAWDGLFKLSIFVAYIWAISRIPDIKRVFQYHGAEHKTIWAYEEGQELSPGTARPFSRLHPRCGTAFLLFVLTLSILLHALLIPLLLAIYAPEGAVFRQMYVVFAKFFMMIPVSAIAYELIKYTGQKGARLCRVLCWPGLMLQYLTTKEPDDSQLEVAIAALNGAVDN; translated from the coding sequence ATGGCTCTGTCCCCGGTTTTGATGGCAGCCCGCTCCGTTGGTGGGCAGGCTGTGGTCGAAGGCGTGATGATGCGAAACGGTGACCGTCTGGCTATTGCCGTACGCAAGCCCGATGGCTCAATTACTCTCGAAAAGCGAGAGTGGTTCACGTTTTCGCACCTCTCTCCCCTGATGCGGAAACCCTTTGTCAGAGGCTTTTTTGTCTTGATCGAAACCTTGGTCAACGGCATCAAGTCTTTGAATTTTTCCACACAGGTTGCAACAGAGGGCGACGGAGAAGAAGAGATTAAGCCGTGGCAGATGGCCCTGACTGTGGCCCTGTCCATCGCACTTGCCCTTGGGCTTTTTGTTGTCGTTCCCCATCTGTTCTCTCTGGGGGTAGAAGCCCTCGGTTTTGGTGGCGACACCAGTTCCCTGAGCTTTCATGCCTGGGATGGACTGTTTAAGCTTTCTATCTTTGTGGCCTACATTTGGGCCATATCCCGGATTCCAGACATCAAGCGGGTGTTCCAGTATCATGGAGCAGAGCACAAGACCATTTGGGCGTATGAAGAAGGCCAAGAGCTTTCGCCCGGCACCGCTCGTCCGTTTAGTCGTTTGCATCCACGGTGCGGCACAGCCTTTTTGCTGTTCGTGCTGACTCTCTCAATTCTTCTTCATGCCCTGCTGATTCCGCTTCTGCTGGCAATATATGCCCCTGAGGGCGCAGTCTTTCGGCAGATGTATGTTGTCTTTGCCAAGTTTTTTATGATGATTCCTGTAAGTGCTATCGCGTATGAGCTGATTAAGTATACAGGACAGAAGGGTGCCCGCCTGTGTCGGGTGCTGTGCTGGCCGGGACTCATGCTTCAATATCTGACCACGAAAGAGCCTGACGACTCGCAGCTGGAAGTGGCCATCGCCGCGCTGAACGGCGCGGTCGACAACTAG
- the prfA gene encoding peptide chain release factor 1, which produces MFAKLDSIERNFEELELELASPDVFNDQEHYTKLTKMHADLGAIVKVYREYRQMQENLSDNREMLDDDDQEIRDLAKAEIDEIETRLPELEHELKLLLLPKDPMDEKNIILEIRAGTGGEEAALFASDLFRMYMRFAEHNGWKTEMMSSNETGSGGYKEVIASISGERVYSRLKYESGIHRVQRVPATESQGRIHTSACTVAIMPEAEEVELNISPEDLRIDVYRSSGPGGQSVNTTDSAIRVTHLPTGLVVTCQDEKSQHKNKAKALTVLRSRLFQMEQDRIHQEQADTRRAQVGSGDRSGRIRTYNFPQGRITDHRINLTLYRLEEVLGGDLEEIVESLVSHYQAEALRQQAEDA; this is translated from the coding sequence ATGTTCGCCAAGCTAGACAGCATTGAACGAAATTTTGAGGAGCTCGAACTGGAGCTTGCCTCACCTGACGTTTTTAACGATCAGGAACACTATACCAAGCTGACCAAGATGCACGCTGACCTGGGCGCCATCGTGAAAGTCTACCGGGAATACCGGCAGATGCAGGAGAATCTGAGCGATAACCGCGAGATGCTCGACGATGACGATCAGGAAATTCGTGATCTTGCCAAGGCTGAAATTGACGAAATCGAAACGCGTCTGCCTGAGCTGGAGCATGAGCTGAAGCTTTTGCTTTTGCCCAAGGACCCGATGGATGAAAAGAACATCATCCTCGAAATTCGTGCGGGTACTGGCGGTGAAGAAGCAGCACTTTTTGCTTCTGACCTGTTCCGTATGTATATGCGTTTTGCTGAGCATAATGGCTGGAAAACTGAAATGATGAGTTCGAACGAAACGGGTTCCGGTGGCTACAAAGAAGTCATCGCGTCCATTTCTGGCGAGCGCGTCTACAGCCGTCTGAAATATGAATCCGGCATTCACCGCGTGCAGCGCGTTCCGGCCACTGAATCTCAGGGCCGTATCCACACTTCTGCATGTACTGTCGCAATTATGCCGGAAGCCGAAGAAGTCGAGCTGAACATTAGCCCCGAAGACCTGCGCATTGATGTGTACCGTTCTTCTGGTCCTGGTGGACAGAGTGTTAACACCACTGACTCGGCTATTCGTGTCACCCATTTGCCCACTGGTCTTGTTGTGACCTGTCAGGACGAAAAGTCCCAGCACAAGAACAAGGCCAAGGCTCTGACTGTTCTGCGTTCCCGCCTGTTCCAGATGGAGCAGGACCGCATTCATCAGGAGCAGGCAGATACTCGTCGCGCACAGGTTGGTTCTGGCGACCGTTCCGGTCGAATCAGGACATACAACTTCCCTCAGGGACGTATCACTGACCATCGCATCAACCTGACGCTGTACAGGCTTGAAGAAGTGCTGGGTGGTGACCTTGAGGAAATTGTGGAATCCCTTGTGAGCCATTATCAGGCTGAAGCCCTGCGTCAGCAGGCGGAGGACGCATAA
- the prmC gene encoding peptide chain release factor N(5)-glutamine methyltransferase — translation MIQATTVRDCVAQARARLEQAGVDSPALSAEILTAHVLGMRRLDILVHADKAVAAPDLARIQECVERRAAGEPVAYLLGEKEFFGYDFYVDRFTLVPRPETELLIEAVQSIFPRDAAFQFADLGTGSGCIAVTLALEFPGAQGCALDLSEGALAVAQKNAERHGVASRVEMRHADFGSDFAPEASLDLIVSNPPYVSEDEYAEVSVEVADFEPKTALVPAEGEGRSDGLECVRRLAPHVARLLRPGGWFLMEYGWKQGPAVAEILGAVSEFQTVKICKDLAGLDRYVVAQKRV, via the coding sequence GTGATCCAAGCAACAACCGTACGAGACTGTGTCGCACAGGCTCGGGCACGGCTGGAGCAGGCCGGGGTTGATAGCCCGGCACTTTCTGCAGAAATTCTGACGGCGCATGTCCTTGGCATGCGCCGTCTTGATATTCTTGTCCATGCAGACAAGGCTGTTGCCGCTCCAGACCTGGCCCGCATTCAGGAATGTGTTGAACGTCGGGCAGCAGGTGAGCCTGTTGCGTATCTGCTCGGTGAAAAAGAATTTTTTGGTTACGATTTTTATGTGGACCGTTTTACGCTGGTGCCACGCCCGGAAACTGAGCTGCTGATTGAAGCTGTTCAGTCGATATTTCCGCGAGATGCTGCTTTTCAGTTTGCCGATCTCGGCACCGGAAGTGGCTGTATTGCTGTGACGCTGGCTTTGGAATTCCCCGGGGCACAGGGCTGTGCTCTGGATCTGAGCGAAGGTGCCCTGGCGGTGGCGCAGAAAAATGCAGAGCGTCATGGCGTGGCGTCGCGTGTTGAGATGCGCCATGCGGATTTTGGAAGCGATTTTGCCCCGGAAGCGTCACTTGATCTGATTGTCTCGAATCCTCCGTACGTAAGTGAGGACGAGTATGCAGAGGTCAGTGTGGAGGTCGCGGACTTTGAGCCGAAGACTGCGCTGGTTCCGGCAGAAGGGGAGGGGCGCTCGGACGGGCTGGAGTGCGTTCGCAGGCTGGCACCGCATGTGGCAAGGCTTCTGCGGCCCGGAGGCTGGTTCCTCATGGAATATGGCTGGAAGCAGGGACCTGCTGTTGCCGAGATTCTTGGTGCTGTTTCCGAGTTTCAGACTGTGAAAATCTGCAAGGATCTCGCAGGGCTTGATCGCTATGTCGTCGCGCAAAAGCGTGTGTAA
- the lpxC gene encoding UDP-3-O-acyl-N-acetylglucosamine deacetylase, whose translation MQQTTIQKTVKCSGIGLHSGRRVELAIRPADVDTGIVFVLHDDNGTRFLTPNPNNVVGTGLATTLGQGNDTIGTVEHLMATLRGLNIDNVQIDVSGGEVPIMDGSAASFVFLLKSAGIRKLGKPRRMFMLTKSFEYRDGEKSIKARPYDGFRVDYTIEFDHPRIGTQTMRFELTPESFSAEVAKARTFGFLRDVEYLQKNGLALGGSLDNAVVLDEYGVVNGEGLRFEDEFVRHKILDFIGDMSVSPLPLMGHFEVRCSGHAFNNAFLRELTENGAQYLRTVEAEEAVPVQAAACQEQDVAGMPVLA comes from the coding sequence ATGCAACAGACAACAATCCAGAAAACAGTAAAATGTTCCGGCATCGGCCTGCACAGTGGCCGCCGGGTTGAACTTGCCATTCGTCCTGCTGACGTTGATACCGGTATCGTGTTCGTTCTTCATGACGACAACGGAACCCGATTCCTGACGCCAAACCCCAATAATGTGGTTGGCACCGGGCTGGCAACGACACTTGGACAGGGCAATGATACCATCGGAACAGTCGAGCACCTCATGGCTACCCTGCGCGGCCTGAATATTGATAATGTTCAGATCGACGTGAGTGGGGGAGAGGTCCCGATCATGGACGGAAGCGCTGCTTCCTTCGTGTTTTTGCTCAAGTCTGCGGGCATCCGCAAGCTTGGAAAGCCTCGTCGCATGTTTATGCTGACCAAGTCTTTTGAATACCGCGACGGTGAAAAGAGCATCAAGGCTCGCCCGTACGACGGTTTTCGTGTGGACTATACCATCGAATTCGATCATCCCCGCATCGGAACCCAGACTATGCGCTTTGAGCTGACTCCAGAAAGTTTTTCTGCCGAAGTCGCCAAGGCCAGAACCTTTGGCTTCCTGCGCGATGTTGAATACCTCCAGAAGAATGGCCTCGCTCTTGGTGGATCTCTGGACAACGCGGTTGTGCTCGATGAGTACGGCGTTGTGAATGGTGAAGGTCTCCGCTTTGAAGATGAATTTGTCCGCCATAAGATTCTGGACTTCATTGGCGACATGTCGGTAAGTCCGCTCCCGCTCATGGGGCACTTTGAAGTGCGCTGCTCCGGCCACGCATTCAATAATGCCTTCCTGCGCGAGCTGACAGAAAATGGTGCACAATACCTGCGAACTGTGGAAGCAGAGGAAGCTGTTCCGGTTCAGGCTGCGGCCTGTCAGGAGCAGGATGTCGCTGGTATGCCCGTTCTGGCCTAA
- the tuf gene encoding elongation factor Tu, with protein MAKEKFERKKPHVNIGTIGHIDHGKTTLTAAITKGASLIGGGEFIAFDEIDKAPEEKERGITIATSHVEYETETRHYAHVDCPGHADYIKNMITGAAQMDGGILVVAATDGPMPQTREHILLARQVGVPSLVVFLNKCDLVDDEELLELVELEVRELLYKGPEADSADDPALAPIKELLDACDSYIPEPERDVNKPFLMPIEDIFSISGRGTVVTGRVERGVLKVGDEIEIVGIKETTKTTCTGVEMFRKLLDQGEAGDNIGALLRGVKREDVERGQVLAAPGSITPHKKFKGEVYVLTKEEGGRHTPFFSGYRPQFYFRTTDITGVVTLADGVEMVMPGDNATFEVELIAPIAMEKGLRFAIREGGRTVGAGVVSEIEE; from the coding sequence ATGGCCAAGGAAAAATTCGAACGTAAAAAGCCGCATGTTAACATTGGTACCATTGGTCACATTGACCATGGTAAAACCACTCTGACCGCAGCTATCACCAAGGGTGCATCCCTTATCGGTGGCGGCGAGTTCATCGCTTTTGACGAAATCGACAAGGCTCCTGAAGAAAAGGAACGCGGTATCACCATCGCAACCTCTCACGTTGAGTACGAGACCGAAACCCGTCACTACGCTCACGTGGACTGCCCTGGTCACGCCGACTACATCAAGAACATGATCACCGGCGCTGCCCAGATGGACGGCGGTATCCTCGTGGTCGCAGCTACTGACGGTCCCATGCCTCAGACCCGTGAGCACATCCTGCTCGCTCGTCAGGTTGGTGTGCCTTCTCTGGTTGTCTTCCTCAACAAGTGCGACCTCGTTGACGACGAAGAGCTCCTCGAGCTCGTCGAACTCGAAGTTCGTGAGCTGCTTTACAAAGGCCCTGAGGCTGATTCCGCAGACGATCCGGCACTCGCTCCTATCAAGGAACTCCTGGATGCTTGCGACAGCTACATCCCTGAGCCTGAGCGTGACGTCAACAAGCCTTTCCTGATGCCCATCGAAGACATCTTCTCCATCTCCGGCCGTGGTACCGTTGTTACCGGTCGTGTGGAGCGTGGTGTTCTGAAAGTTGGTGACGAAATCGAAATCGTCGGCATCAAGGAAACCACCAAGACCACCTGCACCGGCGTTGAAATGTTCCGCAAGCTCCTCGATCAGGGTGAAGCTGGCGACAACATCGGCGCTCTGCTCCGTGGCGTGAAGCGTGAAGACGTCGAGCGCGGCCAGGTTCTGGCAGCTCCCGGCTCCATCACCCCTCACAAGAAATTCAAGGGCGAAGTCTACGTACTGACCAAGGAAGAGGGCGGCCGTCATACTCCGTTCTTCTCCGGTTACCGCCCGCAGTTCTACTTCCGTACCACCGACATCACCGGCGTGGTTACCCTCGCTGACGGTGTTGAGATGGTTATGCCTGGTGACAACGCAACCTTCGAAGTTGAGCTCATCGCCCCCATCGCTATGGAAAAGGGCCTGCGCTTCGCTATCCGTGAGGGTGGCCGTACCGTCGGCGCTGGCGTTGTTTCCGAAATCGAGGAGTAA
- the rpmG gene encoding 50S ribosomal protein L33, protein MQVNIQLACTECKRRNYSTTKNKKNTTGRLEVKKYCPWDKKHTLHRETK, encoded by the coding sequence ATGCAAGTTAACATCCAGCTCGCCTGCACTGAATGCAAACGTCGTAACTATTCTACGACGAAGAACAAGAAGAACACTACTGGTCGTCTTGAGGTCAAGAAATACTGCCCTTGGGACAAGAAGCACACTCTGCATCGCGAAACCAAGTAG
- the secE gene encoding preprotein translocase subunit SecE, producing MAKKKSKSASAAKTAPESGSANKLSQLKEFFDQSKVEMKKVTWPTRKETMATSAAVIVLALVMAIFLGLVDTGLTKAIEAILS from the coding sequence ATGGCGAAGAAAAAGTCCAAGTCGGCCAGCGCCGCTAAGACCGCTCCCGAATCCGGGTCCGCGAACAAGCTCAGCCAGCTCAAGGAGTTTTTTGACCAGTCCAAGGTGGAGATGAAGAAGGTGACCTGGCCTACGCGCAAGGAAACCATGGCAACAAGTGCTGCCGTCATCGTCCTTGCCTTGGTTATGGCGATCTTCCTTGGTCTTGTTGACACAGGATTGACCAAAGCCATTGAGGCCATCTTGTCATAA
- the nusG gene encoding transcription termination/antitermination protein NusG — MTEEKDSLPRARWYIVHTYSGFEQRVEQTLREMMRTGQDNGQILEVVMPTEKVIELVKGEKKTSTRKFYPGYVMLKMILTDESWHLVQSIPRVTGFIGGKSRPAPMRDSEAEHILSMMEERQEQPRPKFSFDRGDEVRVIDGPFGGFNGVVEEVNHDKGKLRVSVSIFGRQTPVELDFVQVSKG, encoded by the coding sequence ATGACAGAAGAAAAAGATAGCCTTCCAAGAGCCCGCTGGTACATCGTCCACACGTACTCTGGATTTGAGCAGCGCGTCGAACAGACCCTCCGCGAAATGATGCGTACGGGGCAGGACAACGGACAGATTCTGGAAGTTGTTATGCCTACGGAAAAGGTGATTGAGCTGGTGAAGGGCGAAAAGAAAACGTCCACTCGCAAGTTCTATCCCGGATACGTGATGCTCAAAATGATTCTGACCGATGAGTCCTGGCATCTTGTACAATCCATTCCGCGAGTGACCGGTTTCATTGGTGGCAAAAGCCGCCCCGCGCCTATGCGCGACAGTGAAGCCGAACACATCCTCTCGATGATGGAAGAGCGCCAGGAACAGCCCCGACCCAAGTTCAGCTTTGATCGTGGCGATGAAGTCCGCGTCATCGATGGTCCCTTTGGTGGATTCAACGGGGTGGTGGAAGAAGTCAATCACGACAAAGGAAAACTTCGGGTTTCGGTTTCAATTTTTGGTCGTCAGACCCCTGTCGAACTGGACTTTGTCCAGGTCAGCAAGGGATAG
- the rplK gene encoding 50S ribosomal protein L11: MAKKVQAKIKLQIPAGAANPSPPVGPALGQHGLNIMEFCKAFNAKTQDQKGMIIPVEITVYQDRSFTFITKTPPASVLLKKALNLPKGSGEPNRNKVGKVTRAQLEEIAKIKMPDITAKDLDAAVSNIAGTARSMGIDVID; the protein is encoded by the coding sequence ATGGCCAAAAAGGTACAGGCGAAAATTAAGCTTCAGATTCCTGCTGGAGCTGCCAATCCGTCCCCGCCGGTCGGCCCAGCTCTTGGTCAGCATGGCCTGAACATCATGGAGTTCTGTAAGGCCTTTAATGCGAAGACGCAGGATCAGAAGGGTATGATTATCCCTGTTGAGATCACTGTTTATCAGGATCGATCCTTCACCTTCATCACCAAGACTCCGCCGGCATCAGTTCTGCTCAAAAAGGCCTTGAACCTCCCTAAGGGTTCTGGTGAGCCGAATAGAAATAAAGTTGGTAAAGTGACTCGCGCTCAGCTCGAGGAAATTGCCAAGATTAAGATGCCTGACATCACTGCCAAGGATCTCGATGCAGCCGTTAGCAATATCGCTGGCACTGCTCGTAGCATGGGAATTGACGTAATCGATTAA
- the rplA gene encoding 50S ribosomal protein L1, with translation MPKHGKKYRKAIEGIDLNARYEMPQGVELALKTSVAKFDETVDVALVLGVDPKYSDQMVRGAVSLPHGLGKDVRVAVFCQGEKEAEAKAAGADFVGGEDLVAKVKEGWLDFDKAIATPDMMGKVGQIGRVLGPRGLMPNAKTGTVTFDVANAVKEQKAGKVEFRVDKAGVLHAPLGKVSFGNEKILDNLKTLMETVIRLKPSAAKGTYIKSMTLATTMGPGIKVDPSTLRKHVEA, from the coding sequence ATGCCCAAGCATGGAAAAAAATATCGCAAGGCTATCGAGGGCATTGACCTGAATGCCCGCTATGAGATGCCCCAGGGCGTCGAGCTGGCTCTCAAGACCTCGGTTGCAAAATTTGATGAGACCGTTGACGTCGCCCTGGTGCTCGGCGTTGACCCTAAGTACTCCGACCAGATGGTTCGTGGTGCTGTGAGCCTGCCTCACGGTCTCGGTAAAGACGTTCGCGTGGCAGTTTTCTGCCAGGGCGAAAAAGAAGCAGAAGCTAAAGCTGCCGGCGCAGATTTCGTCGGTGGTGAAGATCTCGTCGCAAAAGTCAAGGAAGGCTGGCTGGACTTTGATAAGGCCATCGCTACCCCTGACATGATGGGTAAAGTCGGTCAGATTGGTCGTGTGCTCGGTCCCCGTGGCCTGATGCCTAACGCCAAGACCGGTACCGTCACTTTCGACGTAGCCAACGCCGTCAAGGAACAGAAGGCCGGTAAGGTTGAGTTCCGTGTCGACAAGGCTGGCGTTCTGCACGCACCTCTGGGTAAGGTTTCTTTCGGCAACGAAAAAATTCTTGACAACCTCAAGACTTTGATGGAAACCGTTATCCGCCTGAAGCCTTCTGCTGCTAAGGGCACCTACATCAAGTCCATGACCCTCGCTACCACGATGGGCCCTGGCATCAAGGTTGATCCTTCGACTCTGCGCAAGCACGTCGAGGCATAA
- the rplJ gene encoding 50S ribosomal protein L10 — MNRAQKAELIEMIKAKADDASIAIVTDFKGLTVEEMTELRVKLREAGVAYKVVKNTLARIALDGGQHELLQGHLKENCAVAFGFDDPVAAAKVLSEYAKSNKKFSVKFGCLEGKPLDEAALTELSKLPSKPELLGKLLGTMNAVPTNFVCLFANLQRKFLYALTAIKDQKDSAAA, encoded by the coding sequence GTGAACAGGGCACAGAAAGCCGAATTGATCGAGATGATCAAGGCTAAGGCCGATGACGCATCTATTGCGATTGTCACCGACTTCAAGGGCCTGACCGTGGAGGAGATGACTGAACTGCGCGTGAAGCTTCGTGAAGCTGGCGTTGCATACAAGGTCGTCAAGAACACACTGGCCCGCATCGCTCTGGATGGCGGACAGCACGAGCTTCTTCAGGGTCACCTGAAAGAAAACTGCGCTGTCGCATTCGGTTTCGATGATCCTGTGGCTGCGGCGAAGGTTCTCAGCGAGTACGCCAAGTCCAACAAGAAGTTTTCTGTTAAATTCGGTTGCCTGGAAGGTAAGCCCCTCGATGAGGCCGCGCTGACCGAACTCTCCAAGCTCCCGAGCAAGCCAGAACTGCTTGGCAAGCTCCTGGGCACCATGAATGCCGTGCCCACCAACTTCGTATGTCTGTTTGCAAATCTGCAGCGCAAGTTCCTGTATGCCCTTACGGCTATCAAGGACCAGAAAGATTCTGCCGCTGCATAG
- the rplL gene encoding 50S ribosomal protein L7/L12, with protein MADITKDQVVEFISNMTVLELSEFISELEDKFGVSAAAPAMAVAAAPAAGGEAAAEEKTEFDVVLKGVGGNKIAVIKAVRAITGLGLKEAKAKVDELPSTLKEAVAKEEAEEAKKQLEEAGAECELK; from the coding sequence ATGGCTGACATCACTAAAGACCAGGTTGTAGAGTTTATCTCCAACATGACCGTTCTCGAACTCTCCGAGTTCATCTCCGAGCTGGAAGACAAGTTCGGTGTTTCCGCTGCTGCTCCCGCAATGGCTGTTGCTGCTGCTCCTGCAGCTGGTGGCGAAGCTGCTGCTGAAGAAAAGACCGAGTTCGACGTCGTTCTGAAGGGCGTTGGCGGCAACAAGATCGCTGTCATCAAAGCTGTCCGCGCAATCACCGGTCTTGGCCTCAAAGAAGCCAAGGCTAAGGTTGACGAACTGCCTTCCACCCTTAAGGAAGCAGTTGCTAAGGAAGAAGCTGAAGAAGCTAAGAAGCAGCTCGAAGAAGCCGGCGCAGAGTGCGAACTCAAGTAG